One part of the Arabidopsis thaliana chromosome 1 sequence genome encodes these proteins:
- the TSM1 gene encoding S-adenosyl-L-methionine-dependent methyltransferases superfamily protein (TSM1; CONTAINS InterPro DOMAIN/s: O-methyltransferase, family 3 (InterPro:IPR002935); BEST Arabidopsis thaliana protein match is: caffeoyl-CoA 3-O-methyltransferase (TAIR:AT1G67980.1); Has 5258 Blast hits to 5256 proteins in 1447 species: Archae - 33; Bacteria - 3126; Metazoa - 157; Fungi - 79; Plants - 608; Viruses - 0; Other Eukaryotes - 1255 (source: NCBI BLink).) — translation MDGRLPDKGILKSEALKQYIMETTAYPREHELLKELREATIQRYGNLSEMGVPVDESLFLSMLVKIINAKNTIEIGVFTGYSLFTVALALPEDGRITAIDIDQAGYNLGLEFMKKAGVDHKINFIQSDAVRGLDQLLNGEKQEYDFAFVDADKTNYVYFLEKLLKLVKVGGIIAFDNTLWFGTLIQKENEVPGHMRAYREALLEFNKILARDPRVEIAQISIGDGLTLCRRLI, via the exons atggaTGGTCGATTACCTGACAAAGGCATTCTCAAGAGCGAGGCTCTAAAACAG TACATCATGGAAACAACAGCGTATCCAAGAGAACACGAATTGCTTAAAGAACTTCGAGAAGCTACAATCCAGAGATATGGAAATTT AAGCGAGATGGGAGTTCCGGTTGATGAAAGTCTATTTTTATCGATGCTTGTAAAGATCATCAACGCGAAAAACACTATCGAGATCGGTGTGTTCACCGGTTACTCACTTTTCACCGTAGCTCTTGCTTTGCCTGAAGATGGCCGT ATTACTGCGATAGACATTGATCAAGCAGGTTACAATTTGGGACTAGAGTTTATGAAGAAAGCAGGTGTTGATCACAAGATCAATTTCATTCAATCTGATGCTGTTAGAGGCTTAGACCAATTATTGAACGGG GAGAAACAAGAGTATGATTTTGCATTTGTGGATGCTGACAAGACGAACTACGTTTACTTCCTTGAGAAGCTCCTTAAGTTAGTGAAGGTTGGAGGAATCATTGCCTTCGACAACACTTTATGGTTTGGTACTCTAATTCAGAAGGAAAACGAAGTTCCAGGCCATATGAGAGCTTATAGAGAGGCACTTTTAGAGTTCAATAAGATATTGGCTCGGGATCCTCGAGTCGAAATCGCTCAAATATCCATCGGAGATGGTCTCACGCTATGTAGACGTCTTATATGA
- the CCOAMT gene encoding caffeoyl-CoA 3-O-methyltransferase (caffeoyl-CoA 3-O-methyltransferase (CCOAMT); CONTAINS InterPro DOMAIN/s: O-methyltransferase, family 3 (InterPro:IPR002935); BEST Arabidopsis thaliana protein match is: S-adenosyl-L-methionine-dependent methyltransferases superfamily protein (TAIR:AT1G24735.2); Has 35333 Blast hits to 34131 proteins in 2444 species: Archae - 798; Bacteria - 22429; Metazoa - 974; Fungi - 991; Plants - 531; Viruses - 0; Other Eukaryotes - 9610 (source: NCBI BLink).), giving the protein MRKTLSRSVFSPVTRFSLQLLLYLKMAITAIDIDKEAYEVGLEFIKKAGVDHKINFIHSDGLKALDQLVNDKCEFDFAFADADKSSYVNFHERLLKLVKVGGIIAFDNTLWFGFVAEDEDGVPEHMREYRAALIEFNKKLALDPRVEVSQISIGDGITLCRRLV; this is encoded by the exons ATGCGAAAAACACTATCGAGATCGGTGTTTTCACCGGTTACTCGCTTCTCACTACAGCTCTTGCTTTACCTGAAGATGGCC ATTACCGCGATAGACATTGATAAAGAAGCTTACGAAGTTGGACTAGAGTTTATTAAGAAGGCTGGTGTTGATCACAAGATTAATTTTATCCATTCCGATGGTCTTAAGGCCTTAGACCAATTGGTGAACGAC AAATGTGAGTTTGATTTTGCATTTGCGGATGCTGACAAATCAAGCTACGTCAACTTCCATGAGAGGCTTCTAAAATTGGTGAAGGTTGGGGGAATCATTGCGTTCGACAACACCttgtggtttggttttgtggCGGAGGATGAAGATGGAGTTCCGGAGCATATGAGAGAATATAGAGCAGCTCTTATAGAATTCAATAAGAAATTGGCTTTGGATCCCCGAGTCGAGGTCTCTCAGATTTCCATTGGAGATGGTATCACGCTCTGTAGACGTCTTGTTTGA
- the HPR gene encoding hydroxypyruvate reductase (hydroxypyruvate reductase (HPR); FUNCTIONS IN: glycerate dehydrogenase activity, poly(U) RNA binding; INVOLVED IN: photorespiration; LOCATED IN: apoplast, chloroplast, peroxisome; EXPRESSED IN: 23 plant structures; EXPRESSED DURING: 15 growth stages; CONTAINS InterPro DOMAIN/s: D-isomer specific 2-hydroxyacid dehydrogenase, catalytic domain (InterPro:IPR006139), D-isomer specific 2-hydroxyacid dehydrogenase, NAD-binding (InterPro:IPR006140), NAD(P)-binding domain (InterPro:IPR016040); BEST Arabidopsis thaliana protein match is: D-3-phosphoglycerate dehydrogenase (TAIR:AT3G19480.1); Has 27648 Blast hits to 27644 proteins in 2724 species: Archae - 466; Bacteria - 17022; Metazoa - 727; Fungi - 1147; Plants - 556; Viruses - 5; Other Eukaryotes - 7725 (source: NCBI BLink).) — MAKPVSIEVYNPNGKYRVVSTKPMPGTRWINLLVDQGCRVEICHLKKTILSVEDIIDLIGDKCDGVIGQLTEDWGETLFSALSKAGGKAFSNMAVGYNNVDVEAANKYGIAVGNTPGVLTETTAELAASLSLAAARRIVEADEFMRGGLYEGWLPHLFVGNLLKGQTVGVIGAGRIGSAYARMMVEGFKMNLIYFDLYQSTRLEKFVTAYGQFLKANGEQPVTWKRASSMEEVLREADLISLHPVLDKTTYHLVNKERLAMMKKEAILVNCSRGPVIDEAALVEHLKENPMFRVGLDVFEEEPFMKPGLADTKNAIVVPHIASASKWTREGMATLAALNVLGRVKGYPIWHDPNRVDPFLNENASPPNASPSIVNSKALGLPVSKL; from the exons ATGGCGAAACCGGTGTCCATTGAAGTGTATAATCCTAATGGGAAATACAGAGTTGTTAGCACAAAACCGATGCCTGGAACTCGCTGGATCAATCTCTTGGTAGACCAAGGTTGTCGCGTTGAG aTATGTCATTTGAAGAAGACAATCTTGTCTGTAGAAGATATCATTGATCTGATCGGAGACAAGTGTGATGGAGTCATCGGTCAG TTGACGGAAGATTGGGGAGAGACTCTGTTCTCAGCTTTGAGCAAAGCTGGAGGGAAAGCTTTCAGTAACATGGCCGTTGGTTATAACAACGTTGATGTTGAAGCTGCCAATAAGTATGGAATTGCTGTCGGTAACACTCCg GGAGTGTTGACTGAGACGACGGCTGAACTAGCTGCTTCTCTTTCCTTGGCTGCTGCAAGAAGAATTGTTGAAGCCGACGAATTCATGAGAGGTGGCTTGTACGAGGGATGGCTTCCTCATCT GTTTGTGGGGAACTTACTTAAAGGACAGACTGTTGGAGTTATTGGAGCTGGACGTATTGGATCTGCTTATGCTAGAATGATG GTGGAAGGGTTCAAGATGAATTTGATCTACTTTGATCTTTACCAATCCACTCGTCTTGAGAAATTTGTGACAG CTTATGGACAGTTCTTGAAAGCAAATGGAGAACAACCTGTGACATGGAAACGAGCTTCGTCCATGGAGGAGGTGCTGCGTGAGGCTGATCTG ATAAGTCTTCACCCGGTGCTGGACAAAACCACTTACCATCTTGTCAACAAGGAGAGGCTTGCCATGATGAAAAAG GAAGCAATCCTTGTGAACTGCAGCAGAGGTCCTGTGATCGATGAGGCAGCTTTGGTCGAACATCTCAAAGAGAACCCGATGTTCCGAGTTGGTCTCGATGTGTTCGAG GAAGAGCCATTCATGAAACCAGGGCTTGCTGATACGAAAAACGCTATTGTTGTTCCTCACATTGCTTCTGCTTCCAAG TGGACTCGTGAAGGAATGGCTACGCTTGCAGCTCTCAACGTCCTC GGAAGAGTCAAAGGGTACCCGATTTGGCATGACCCGAACCGAGTCGATCCATTCTTGAACGAAAACGCTTCACCGCCCAATGCCAGTCCAAGCATCGTCAACTCAAAGGCCTTAG GATTGCCTGTTTCGAAGCTATGA
- the HPR gene encoding hydroxypyruvate reductase (hydroxypyruvate reductase (HPR); CONTAINS InterPro DOMAIN/s: D-isomer specific 2-hydroxyacid dehydrogenase, catalytic domain (InterPro:IPR006139), D-isomer specific 2-hydroxyacid dehydrogenase, NAD-binding (InterPro:IPR006140), NAD(P)-binding domain (InterPro:IPR016040); BEST Arabidopsis thaliana protein match is: D-3-phosphoglycerate dehydrogenase (TAIR:AT3G19480.1).), whose product MAKPVSIEVYNPNGKYRVVSTKPMPGTRWINLLVDQGCRVEICHLKKTILSVEDIIDLIGDKCDGVIGQLTEDWGETLFSALSKAGGKAFSNMAVGYNNVDVEAANKYGIAVGNTPGVLTETTAELAASLSLAAARRIVEADEFMRGGLYEGWLPHLFVGNLLKGQTVGVIGAGRIGSAYARMMVEGFKMNLIYFDLYQSTRLEKFVTAYGQFLKANGEQPVTWKRASSMEEVLREADLISLHPVLDKTTYHLVNKERLAMMKKVEAILVNCSRGPVIDEAALVEHLKENPMFRVGLDVFEEEPFMKPGLADTKNAIVVPHIASASKWTREGMATLAALNVLGRVKGYPIWHDPNRVDPFLNENASPPNASPSIVNSKALGLPVSKL is encoded by the exons ATGGCGAAACCGGTGTCCATTGAAGTGTATAATCCTAATGGGAAATACAGAGTTGTTAGCACAAAACCGATGCCTGGAACTCGCTGGATCAATCTCTTGGTAGACCAAGGTTGTCGCGTTGAG aTATGTCATTTGAAGAAGACAATCTTGTCTGTAGAAGATATCATTGATCTGATCGGAGACAAGTGTGATGGAGTCATCGGTCAG TTGACGGAAGATTGGGGAGAGACTCTGTTCTCAGCTTTGAGCAAAGCTGGAGGGAAAGCTTTCAGTAACATGGCCGTTGGTTATAACAACGTTGATGTTGAAGCTGCCAATAAGTATGGAATTGCTGTCGGTAACACTCCg GGAGTGTTGACTGAGACGACGGCTGAACTAGCTGCTTCTCTTTCCTTGGCTGCTGCAAGAAGAATTGTTGAAGCCGACGAATTCATGAGAGGTGGCTTGTACGAGGGATGGCTTCCTCATCT GTTTGTGGGGAACTTACTTAAAGGACAGACTGTTGGAGTTATTGGAGCTGGACGTATTGGATCTGCTTATGCTAGAATGATG GTGGAAGGGTTCAAGATGAATTTGATCTACTTTGATCTTTACCAATCCACTCGTCTTGAGAAATTTGTGACAG CTTATGGACAGTTCTTGAAAGCAAATGGAGAACAACCTGTGACATGGAAACGAGCTTCGTCCATGGAGGAGGTGCTGCGTGAGGCTGATCTG ATAAGTCTTCACCCGGTGCTGGACAAAACCACTTACCATCTTGTCAACAAGGAGAGGCTTGCCATGATGAAAAAGGTG GAAGCAATCCTTGTGAACTGCAGCAGAGGTCCTGTGATCGATGAGGCAGCTTTGGTCGAACATCTCAAAGAGAACCCGATGTTCCGAGTTGGTCTCGATGTGTTCGAG GAAGAGCCATTCATGAAACCAGGGCTTGCTGATACGAAAAACGCTATTGTTGTTCCTCACATTGCTTCTGCTTCCAAG TGGACTCGTGAAGGAATGGCTACGCTTGCAGCTCTCAACGTCCTC GGAAGAGTCAAAGGGTACCCGATTTGGCATGACCCGAACCGAGTCGATCCATTCTTGAACGAAAACGCTTCACCGCCCAATGCCAGTCCAAGCATCGTCAACTCAAAGGCCTTAG GATTGCCTGTTTCGAAGCTATGA
- the PIS1 gene encoding phosphatidylinositol synthase 1 (phosphatidylinositol synthase 1 (PIS1); CONTAINS InterPro DOMAIN/s: CDP-alcohol phosphatidyltransferase (InterPro:IPR000462), CDP-diacylglycerol-inositol 3-phosphatidyltransferase, eukaryote (InterPro:IPR014387); BEST Arabidopsis thaliana protein match is: probable CDP-diacylglycerol--inositol 3-phosphatidyltransferase 2 (TAIR:AT4G38570.1); Has 2907 Blast hits to 2907 proteins in 1088 species: Archae - 25; Bacteria - 1785; Metazoa - 167; Fungi - 194; Plants - 81; Viruses - 0; Other Eukaryotes - 655 (source: NCBI BLink).) — MAKKERPRPEKLSVYLYIPNIVGYMRVLLNCVAFAVCFSNKPLFSVLYFFSFCCDAVDGWVARRFNQVSTFGAVLDMVTDRVSTACLLVILSQIYRPSLVFLSLLALDIASHWLQMYSTFLAGKSSHKDVKDSTSWLFRLYYGNRIFMCYCCVSCEVLYIILLLIAKNQSENLLNVVVATLTQISPLSFLLALTLFGWSMKQTINVIQMKTAADVCVLYDIEKQQKP; from the exons ATGGCTAAAAAGGAGAGACCTAGACCTGAGAAGTTGTCTGTGTATCTTTATATACCTAATATTGTTG GGTATATGAGAGTTCTCTTGAACTGTGTTGCTTTTGCTGTGTGTTTCTCCAACAAGCCACTTTTCTCTGTCCTTTATTTCTTCAG CTTTTGTTGTGATGCTGTGGATGGCTGGGTGGCTCGTAGATTCAACCAAG tttcaaCATTTGGAGCTGTTCTTGACATGGTCACAGATAG AGTTAGCACGGCTTGTCTTCTCGTgattctctctcaaatctaCAG GCCTAGTTTGGTCTTCCTCTCATTGCTGGCTTTAGATATTGCTAGTCATTGGCTGCAGATGTACAG TACGTTTCTAGCAGGGAAGAGCAGCCATAAGGATGTGAAAGACAGCACAAGCTGGCTTTTTAGACTCTACTATGGAAACCGGATATTTATGTGTTACTGCTGTGTTTCTTGCGAG GTTCTGTATATCATCCTTCTTCTCATTGCAAAGAACCAATCTGAAAATCTCCTGAAT GTCGTAGTTGCTACATTAACACAGATTTCACCACTCTCTTTTCTCCTGGCTTTGACATTGTTCGGTTGGTCGATGAAGCAGACCATTAATGTCATTCAG ATGAAAACTGCTGCAGACGTTTGTGTACTGTATGATATAGAGAAGCAGCAGAAGCCTTGA
- the HPR gene encoding hydroxypyruvate reductase has translation MAKPVSIEVYNPNGKYRVVSTKPMPGTRWINLLVDQGCRVEICHLKKTILSVEDIIDLIGDKCDGVIGQLTEDWGETLFSALSKAGGKAFSNMAVGYNNVDVEAANKYGIAVGNTPGVLTETTAELAASLSLAAARRIVEADEFMRGGLYEGWLPHLFVGNLLKGQTVGVIGAGRIGSAYARMMVEGFKMNLIYFDLYQSTRLEKFVTAYGQFLKANGEQPVTWKRASSMEEVLREADLISLHPVLDKTTYHLVNKERLAMMKKEAILVNCSRGPVIDEAALVEHLKENPMFRVGLDVFEEEPFMKPGLADTKNAIVVPHIASASKWTREGMATLAALNVLVCIFIPRKLILIRFKMTKF, from the exons ATGGCGAAACCGGTGTCCATTGAAGTGTATAATCCTAATGGGAAATACAGAGTTGTTAGCACAAAACCGATGCCTGGAACTCGCTGGATCAATCTCTTGGTAGACCAAGGTTGTCGCGTTGAG aTATGTCATTTGAAGAAGACAATCTTGTCTGTAGAAGATATCATTGATCTGATCGGAGACAAGTGTGATGGAGTCATCGGTCAG TTGACGGAAGATTGGGGAGAGACTCTGTTCTCAGCTTTGAGCAAAGCTGGAGGGAAAGCTTTCAGTAACATGGCCGTTGGTTATAACAACGTTGATGTTGAAGCTGCCAATAAGTATGGAATTGCTGTCGGTAACACTCCg GGAGTGTTGACTGAGACGACGGCTGAACTAGCTGCTTCTCTTTCCTTGGCTGCTGCAAGAAGAATTGTTGAAGCCGACGAATTCATGAGAGGTGGCTTGTACGAGGGATGGCTTCCTCATCT GTTTGTGGGGAACTTACTTAAAGGACAGACTGTTGGAGTTATTGGAGCTGGACGTATTGGATCTGCTTATGCTAGAATGATG GTGGAAGGGTTCAAGATGAATTTGATCTACTTTGATCTTTACCAATCCACTCGTCTTGAGAAATTTGTGACAG CTTATGGACAGTTCTTGAAAGCAAATGGAGAACAACCTGTGACATGGAAACGAGCTTCGTCCATGGAGGAGGTGCTGCGTGAGGCTGATCTG ATAAGTCTTCACCCGGTGCTGGACAAAACCACTTACCATCTTGTCAACAAGGAGAGGCTTGCCATGATGAAAAAG GAAGCAATCCTTGTGAACTGCAGCAGAGGTCCTGTGATCGATGAGGCAGCTTTGGTCGAACATCTCAAAGAGAACCCGATGTTCCGAGTTGGTCTCGATGTGTTCGAG GAAGAGCCATTCATGAAACCAGGGCTTGCTGATACGAAAAACGCTATTGTTGTTCCTCACATTGCTTCTGCTTCCAAG TGGACTCGTGAAGGAATGGCTACGCTTGCAGCTCTCAACGTCCTCGTATGTATTTTCATTCCAAGAAAACTCATTCTTATAAGATTCAAAATGACTAAATTCTGA
- the CCOAMT gene encoding caffeoyl-CoA 3-O-methyltransferase (caffeoyl-CoA 3-O-methyltransferase (CCOAMT); CONTAINS InterPro DOMAIN/s: O-methyltransferase, family 3 (InterPro:IPR002935); BEST Arabidopsis thaliana protein match is: S-adenosyl-L-methionine-dependent methyltransferases superfamily protein (TAIR:AT1G67990.1); Has 30201 Blast hits to 17322 proteins in 780 species: Archae - 12; Bacteria - 1396; Metazoa - 17338; Fungi - 3422; Plants - 5037; Viruses - 0; Other Eukaryotes - 2996 (source: NCBI BLink).), translating into MANEIPTKGILKSEALKQYIMETSAYPREHELLKELRKATVQKYGNLSEMEVPVDEGHFLSMLVKIMNAKNTIEIGVFTGYSLLTTALALPEDGRITAIDIDKEAYEVGLEFIKKAGVDHKINFIHSDGLKALDQLVNDKCEFDFAFADADKSSYVNFHERLLKLVKVGGIIAFDNTLWFGFVAEDEDGVPEHMREYRAALIEFNKKLALDPRVEVSQISIGDGITLCRRLV; encoded by the exons ATGGCCAATGAAATTCCTACCAAAGGGATTCTCAAGAGCGAAGCTCTAAAACAG TACATCATGGAAACGTCAGCGTATCCAAGAGAGCATGAATTGCTCAAGGAACTTCGAAAAGCTACTGTCCAAAAATACGGAAATTT AAGCGAGATGGAGGTTCCGGTTGATGAGGGTCATTTCCTATCGATGCTTGTAAAGATCATGAATGCGAAAAACACTATCGAGATCGGTGTTTTCACCGGTTACTCGCTTCTCACTACAGCTCTTGCTTTACCTGAAGATGGCCGT ATTACCGCGATAGACATTGATAAAGAAGCTTACGAAGTTGGACTAGAGTTTATTAAGAAGGCTGGTGTTGATCACAAGATTAATTTTATCCATTCCGATGGTCTTAAGGCCTTAGACCAATTGGTGAACGAC AAATGTGAGTTTGATTTTGCATTTGCGGATGCTGACAAATCAAGCTACGTCAACTTCCATGAGAGGCTTCTAAAATTGGTGAAGGTTGGGGGAATCATTGCGTTCGACAACACCttgtggtttggttttgtggCGGAGGATGAAGATGGAGTTCCGGAGCATATGAGAGAATATAGAGCAGCTCTTATAGAATTCAATAAGAAATTGGCTTTGGATCCCCGAGTCGAGGTCTCTCAGATTTCCATTGGAGATGGTATCACGCTCTGTAGACGTCTTGTTTGA